The following nucleotide sequence is from Psychroflexus torquis ATCC 700755.
TAATATCTTGGCTACTCCTGTTGTACACTTTAAAACTGTAAGTACTAGAGCCTATATCGGTAAAGACAGTGTCTAGATAAACAGTATCTCTAGAAAACTCCAAGCTACCAAAACTGGGCTCTGTTTCAAAATCATCTCGACATGAAGTCATAGATAGTAGACCAAGCGCTACTAGAATAAAGCAAATTTGTTTCATAAAAATGATATAAAATGAATAACGCTGTGCGTGATGTTTTATTTCTCTAAAATTTTAACTTCAAAAAGCTTATCCCAATTTTTCCCTGTTACGAAAAGTCGTTTGGAAGCCTTATGGTAAGCAATACCATTTAAAACATCGAGCTTAGAATGCTGTTTTACGTTATCACGAAGCCCTCTAAAATCAATTACACCTTCGACTCCACCATGATCTGGATTTATAATCACTACACCATCTTTCTGGTAAGTATTGGCATAGATTTTACCTTCAACCCACTCCAATTCATTAAGTTGGTTAAGAATCATTTTGTTCGTAGTAGGTTGAATATATTCTTCCTCTTCAAGAGTTTCAGAGTTTAACGTCCAAATTTTATCGGTCCCATCACTTTTAAATAGTTTTTTCTCATTATTACATAGCCCCCAACCTTCTTTACTATCTGTGTAAGCAAATTTATTAAGCAACTTCATTGTCTGTAAGTCGTATACGAGACCTTCCTGAGATTGCCAAGTAAGTTGGTAAATTTTATTGTTTAAAATAGTCAAACCTTCACCAAAGTAAAACTGGTCTAGCTCCATTTCATTCAAAACCTCACCAGTTTTATAATCCACTTTTCTCAGTGAAGATTCTCCACGTTGTCCTGTACTTTCATATAAAGTATCTCCATGAAATTCTAAACCCTGAGTGTATGCCGAGATATCGTGAGGGTAGGTGTTTACGATTTCATAAGTATAAAGTTTAGGTGAAATACTGCTCAAAAGTTTTATAGATTTTGAAATCTCAACCTTTTCCCCATTTACTTTCAAATTAAC
It contains:
- a CDS encoding glutaminyl-peptide cyclotransferase, with translation MRIFNSLAIIFLAIVFMSCDEDLSKDFKIILQSNSKSFTNSDLLNGSIKALKDHEVSSVEIKFQDKIILNSKGLEAFSVDLSEFKLGNHDLKVNLKVNGEKVEISKSIKLLSSISPKLYTYEIVNTYPHDISAYTQGLEFHGDTLYESTGQRGESSLRKVDYKTGEVLNEMELDQFYFGEGLTILNNKIYQLTWQSQEGLVYDLQTMKLLNKFAYTDSKEGWGLCNNEKKLFKSDGTDKIWTLNSETLEEEEYIQPTTNKMILNQLNELEWVEGKIYANTYQKDGVVIINPDHGGVEGVIDFRGLRDNVKQHSKLDVLNGIAYHKASKRLFVTGKNWDKLFEVKILEK